Part of the Streptomyces antimycoticus genome, AACCCGCCGAGGTTGCCGACGTTGAGTGATGCCATGCCTCGATGCTGCAACAGGTGCGCTAACTATTGCAAGCATTTGCTTGCAATAGTGGCGCGTGTCATGACGGGACCGGGGCGGTGCGGCCTCGTCGAAAAAAATCTCATGGGGTCTGTCGATCCGGGCGGTGCCCGTTCGACGCAAGGGTGAGAGGCGGGGAAGCCCCGGCCTCCGTAAGGAATCTCGCTTCGTCTGCCGAATGAGGAGTCACCATGCCGCGCTATCTGTCGATGATCCGCGTCGATGAGCAGAACGCCCCCGCCGAGGGTCCCAGCCCCGAGCTCATGGAGCGGATGGGTGCGCTGATCGAGGAGATGACCAAGGCCGGGGTCATGCTGGACACGGCCGGGCTCACCCCGACCTCCGAGGGCACCCGGGTCACCTGGTCCGGCGGGAAGATCAACTGCACCGACGGCCCCTTCACTGAGAGCAAGGAGGTCATCGGCGGCTACTCCATCGTCCAGGCCAAGGACAAGGCCGAGGCCGTGGAGTGGGCCAAGCGGTTCCTGCGGACCCATGAGGAGTTCTGGACCATCACCGTCGAGGTCCGCGAGATCGTCGGGGGCTGAGCCGGCAGTGCTTGCTCCGTCCCCTTATAGCTGCTCTGATAGGGGCCGTGACGGCAGCAAGCCCGGCCGATGCGGCGAGAGCGGCTGAAACAGCCGAAACGGCTGAAGCAGTCGAAACGGCTGAAACCACCCCCATCGCCGAGACGGTCGAAACGGTCTTCAGGATCGAGTCCG contains:
- a CDS encoding YciI family protein codes for the protein MPRYLSMIRVDEQNAPAEGPSPELMERMGALIEEMTKAGVMLDTAGLTPTSEGTRVTWSGGKINCTDGPFTESKEVIGGYSIVQAKDKAEAVEWAKRFLRTHEEFWTITVEVREIVGG